The Acidimicrobiales bacterium genome includes a window with the following:
- a CDS encoding molybdopterin-dependent oxidoreductase codes for MTSFELNGVQVEASGDHAHLLAALRDELGVTSPKDGCAPSGQCGCCTVLVDGKARISCQTSMERTEGASITTLEGLPDGERERYATAFAAHGALQCGFCTPGILLRAKALVDRKGEALTRDDAARHLGAHLCRCTGYVKILDAVGSLASGEIPVPLPLGGIGTSGVKVEAAELSLGDRPFIDDMSPDGLLHAALRLADHARADVVRIDATAAEAVDGVHRVLTAADIPGEHRVGIIHTDWPVMIPEGGRTSYLGDVLAVVVADDRETARRAATLVDVELVPLTVYSDPVVAVDADEDAVWELDGNVLSVSTYARGDVEAALASSAHVVDEVFQTQRIEHAFVEPESTLAAPTADGGLYVYSGGQGVWDDRNQIASVLGIDTNRVTVELVSNGGAFGGKEDMSNQAHTALAAWLLDQPVKCTLSREESLLMHPKRHPIRMAYRAGCDADGMLTGLWARMIGDSGPYASVGMKVLERAAGHASGPYMLPTIDVEATAVRTNSPVGGAFRGFGANQAQFAMEGVMDRLAEKVGISGWEIRSRNVISPGAVWGPGQVMDDGCLGARACLDDVKQAYDDAVAVGLPVGLGLGLKNSGLGNGFKEVARAVVRFGDDGRIQVRHCWTEMGQGIHTVVVQVAVEELGVDPDLVDVIVDTTRELGAGQTTGSRGTLMGAGSVADACRNAIADGCRTGVDYEGEYRVDWTNSMNEGLENPIIHSTFGYAAQMVVLDPETGDVDRVVAAHDVGRAVNPMLCEGQVEGAVHMGLGYALTEGFPADADARPRNDTLRSLGIIRPKDMPEVDVRLVESPQPGAPYGIKGVGEIGLVPTAGAVAAALHAHDGGWRHSLPMAAPGQQEHWADWDGR; via the coding sequence ATGACCAGCTTCGAGTTGAACGGGGTGCAGGTCGAGGCGTCGGGTGACCACGCCCACCTGCTGGCCGCCCTGCGCGACGAGTTGGGCGTCACCTCGCCAAAGGACGGCTGTGCGCCGTCAGGGCAGTGCGGGTGCTGCACCGTGCTGGTCGACGGGAAGGCCCGGATCTCGTGCCAGACGTCGATGGAGAGGACCGAGGGGGCGTCGATCACGACCCTGGAGGGCCTGCCGGACGGGGAGCGGGAACGCTACGCCACGGCGTTCGCGGCCCATGGCGCCCTGCAGTGCGGATTCTGCACGCCGGGCATCCTCCTGCGCGCCAAGGCGCTGGTGGACAGGAAGGGCGAGGCCTTGACCCGCGACGATGCGGCCCGGCACCTGGGCGCCCACCTCTGCCGGTGTACCGGCTACGTGAAGATCCTGGATGCCGTGGGGTCGCTGGCCTCGGGCGAGATACCGGTGCCCCTGCCCCTGGGTGGCATCGGGACCAGCGGGGTGAAGGTCGAGGCCGCCGAGCTGAGCCTCGGCGACCGCCCGTTCATCGACGACATGTCGCCCGACGGCTTGCTGCACGCCGCCCTCCGCCTGGCCGACCACGCCCGGGCCGACGTGGTCCGAATCGACGCCACGGCCGCCGAGGCCGTCGACGGCGTCCACCGTGTGCTGACCGCGGCCGACATCCCCGGTGAGCACCGGGTCGGGATCATCCACACCGACTGGCCGGTGATGATCCCCGAGGGTGGCCGCACCTCCTACCTGGGCGACGTGCTGGCCGTGGTGGTGGCCGACGACCGGGAGACGGCCCGCCGGGCCGCGACGCTGGTCGACGTCGAGCTGGTGCCGCTGACCGTCTACAGCGACCCTGTCGTGGCCGTGGACGCCGACGAGGACGCGGTCTGGGAGCTTGACGGCAACGTGCTGTCGGTGTCGACCTACGCCCGTGGCGACGTGGAGGCCGCGCTGGCCAGTTCGGCCCATGTGGTCGACGAGGTCTTCCAGACCCAGCGCATCGAGCACGCCTTCGTGGAGCCCGAGTCCACCCTGGCCGCGCCGACGGCCGACGGCGGGCTGTACGTCTACTCCGGGGGACAGGGTGTGTGGGACGACCGCAACCAGATCGCCTCGGTGCTCGGCATAGACACCAACCGGGTGACCGTGGAGCTGGTATCGAACGGCGGGGCCTTCGGCGGCAAGGAGGACATGTCCAACCAGGCCCACACGGCGCTGGCCGCCTGGCTGCTGGACCAGCCGGTGAAGTGCACGCTGTCACGGGAGGAGTCCCTCCTCATGCACCCCAAGCGCCATCCGATCCGGATGGCCTACCGGGCTGGTTGCGACGCCGATGGGATGCTGACCGGCCTGTGGGCGCGGATGATCGGCGATTCGGGGCCGTACGCCTCGGTGGGGATGAAGGTCCTGGAGCGGGCTGCCGGACACGCCAGCGGCCCCTACATGCTTCCCACCATCGACGTGGAAGCCACCGCGGTGAGGACCAACAGCCCGGTGGGCGGGGCCTTCCGAGGCTTCGGGGCCAACCAGGCCCAGTTCGCCATGGAGGGCGTGATGGACCGCCTCGCCGAGAAGGTGGGGATCTCCGGGTGGGAGATCCGGAGCCGCAACGTCATATCGCCCGGGGCGGTGTGGGGTCCCGGCCAGGTCATGGACGACGGGTGCCTGGGTGCCCGGGCCTGCCTCGACGACGTGAAGCAGGCATATGACGACGCGGTGGCCGTCGGCCTGCCGGTCGGCCTGGGCCTGGGCCTCAAGAACTCCGGCCTCGGCAACGGCTTCAAGGAGGTCGCCAGGGCCGTGGTGCGCTTCGGAGACGACGGGCGGATCCAGGTCCGGCACTGCTGGACCGAGATGGGCCAGGGCATCCACACGGTGGTCGTGCAGGTGGCCGTCGAAGAACTAGGTGTGGATCCCGACCTGGTCGACGTCATAGTCGACACCACCAGGGAATTGGGTGCCGGCCAGACCACCGGCAGCCGGGGGACGCTCATGGGTGCCGGTTCGGTGGCAGACGCCTGTCGAAACGCCATCGCCGACGGGTGCCGGACCGGCGTCGACTACGAGGGCGAGTACCGGGTGGACTGGACCAACTCGATGAACGAGGGGCTCGAGAACCCGATCATCCACTCGACCTTCGGCTATGCGGCCCAGATGGTGGTGCTGGATCCGGAGACCGGCGATGTGGACAGGGTTGTGGCCGCCCACGACGTGGGTCGGGCCGTCAACCCGATGCTCTGCGAGGGCCAGGTGGAGGGGGCGGTCCACATGGGGCTCGGCTACGCCCTCACCGAGGGATTCCCGGCCGACGCCGACGCCCGACCCCGCAACGACACCCTTCGCAGCCTGGGCATCATCCGCCCCAAGGACATGCCCGAGGTCGACGTGCGCCTGGTGGAGTCGCCGCAGCCCGGCGCGCCCTATGGCATCAAGGGCGTCGGCGAGATCGGCCTCGTGCCGACGGCCGGTGCTGTGGCCGCCGCCCTGCATGCCCACGATGGTGGGTGGCGCCACAGTCTGCCGATGGCCGCTCCCGGCCAGCAGGAGCACTGGGCTGACTGGGACGGTCGTTGA
- a CDS encoding amidohydrolase family protein, which translates to MSPTAPDGEPVLAPDQTPGLVCAHHHLYSALARGMPAPPRTPTGFAEILELVWWRLDRALDLESIRWSAMLGALEALERGCTAVIDHHESPEAIDGSLTVIAEACAEVGVRVSCAYGVTDRHGAAGARRGLAENERFLRDGGRGMVGVHAAFTCTDGTLEAAAGLAGEMGVGVHVHVAEGRADEAAAARLRHLAADDWLLIHGVHLPDDHGLAGTMVHNPRSNMNNAVGYARPARFASPVALGSDGIGADMLDEFRVAYARHREDDVTASPEAAWGWLATGWDLFPEARSDRVTWSYADMDPWRLAFTTGVGPSTIEVDGKVVLADGRPTRVDPAEVRARAAEEAVRLHRRISEI; encoded by the coding sequence TTGAGCCCGACGGCGCCCGACGGCGAACCGGTACTGGCCCCCGACCAGACTCCGGGCCTGGTCTGCGCGCACCACCACCTCTACTCGGCGCTGGCCAGGGGCATGCCGGCCCCGCCCCGCACCCCCACCGGCTTCGCGGAGATCCTGGAGTTGGTGTGGTGGCGCCTCGATAGGGCACTCGACCTCGAGTCGATCCGCTGGTCGGCGATGCTCGGTGCGCTGGAGGCCCTGGAGCGCGGCTGTACGGCGGTCATCGACCACCATGAGTCGCCCGAGGCCATCGACGGCTCGCTCACGGTCATAGCCGAGGCCTGCGCCGAGGTGGGCGTCAGGGTGAGCTGTGCCTACGGGGTCACCGACCGGCACGGTGCCGCGGGGGCGCGCCGCGGCCTGGCCGAGAACGAGCGGTTCCTGCGCGACGGGGGTCGGGGCATGGTCGGCGTGCACGCGGCCTTCACCTGTACCGACGGGACCCTCGAGGCTGCCGCAGGCCTGGCCGGGGAGATGGGCGTGGGCGTCCACGTGCACGTGGCCGAGGGGCGTGCTGACGAGGCTGCGGCCGCCCGGCTCCGGCACCTGGCCGCCGACGACTGGTTGCTCATCCACGGGGTCCACCTTCCCGACGACCACGGCCTGGCCGGGACGATGGTCCACAACCCGCGGTCCAACATGAACAACGCCGTCGGCTACGCCCGCCCCGCCCGGTTCGCCAGCCCGGTGGCCCTCGGGTCGGACGGCATCGGCGCCGACATGCTGGACGAGTTCCGGGTCGCCTACGCGCGGCACAGGGAGGATGACGTGACGGCCTCGCCGGAGGCGGCATGGGGATGGCTGGCCACCGGCTGGGACCTGTTCCCGGAGGCTCGCTCCGACCGCGTGACCTGGTCGTACGCGGACATGGACCCGTGGCGCCTGGCCTTCACGACCGGGGTGGGGCCGAGCACCATCGAGGTGGACGGCAAGGTCGTGCTGGCCGACGGGCGCCCCACGCGGGTCGACCCCGCCGAGGTCCGCGCCCGGGCCGCCGAGGAGGCGGTGCGCCTGCACCGTCGCATCTCGGAGATCTGA
- a CDS encoding LLM class flavin-dependent oxidoreductase: protein MTRLALYLQDAHPIPEAIQYARYAEERGFEAVWQADSRLVRDAVVPMAAFAACTETIRIGSGVVDCWTRNPARLASTFSTLDDLAPGRVILGIGAWWEPLASKVGVSRRKPLTAMRETVEVCRALLADETVTYDGEFVHLDGVELDYVYQERRPKEVPIYIGATGDRMLELTGEIADGVVLNYLVSPEYNRRAMDRLADGAARAGRSLDDLDRPQLVVCSVAETRAEALDGARLMVTQYLGQQPHIMKASGVPESLLDEIGRVLTWPATHEQVEAASKLVPDDIVQMICAAGTADEVREKVAQYMADGCTCPILYPLGPDVSLMVDTFADWTP, encoded by the coding sequence ATGACACGCCTTGCCCTCTACCTGCAGGACGCCCATCCGATCCCCGAGGCGATCCAGTACGCGCGCTACGCCGAGGAGCGCGGCTTCGAGGCCGTCTGGCAGGCCGACTCGCGCCTGGTGCGCGACGCCGTCGTGCCCATGGCCGCCTTCGCCGCGTGCACCGAGACCATCAGGATCGGATCCGGTGTCGTGGACTGCTGGACCCGCAACCCGGCCCGCCTGGCGTCGACCTTCTCGACGCTGGACGACCTGGCACCGGGAAGGGTCATCCTTGGCATAGGCGCCTGGTGGGAGCCGCTGGCCTCCAAGGTCGGGGTGTCCCGCCGGAAGCCCCTCACGGCCATGCGGGAGACCGTCGAGGTGTGTCGGGCCCTGCTGGCCGACGAGACGGTGACCTACGACGGCGAGTTCGTGCACCTCGACGGCGTGGAGCTGGACTACGTGTACCAGGAGCGCCGACCCAAGGAGGTCCCGATCTACATCGGGGCCACCGGCGACAGGATGCTGGAGCTGACCGGCGAGATCGCAGACGGCGTCGTGCTGAACTACCTGGTGTCGCCCGAGTACAACCGGCGGGCCATGGACCGCCTGGCCGACGGCGCAGCCCGGGCCGGTCGGTCCCTGGACGACCTGGACCGCCCGCAGCTGGTGGTGTGCTCGGTGGCCGAGACCCGCGCCGAGGCCCTGGACGGAGCCAGGCTCATGGTCACGCAGTACCTGGGCCAGCAGCCCCACATCATGAAGGCCTCCGGCGTGCCCGAGTCGCTGCTCGACGAGATCGGCCGGGTGCTGACCTGGCCGGCCACCCACGAACAGGTCGAGGCTGCCTCCAAGCTGGTACCCGACGACATCGTGCAGATGATCTGCGCGGCGGGCACCGCCGACGAGGTGCGTGAGAAGGTGGCCCAGTACATGGCCGACGGCTGCACCTGCCCGATCCTGTACCCGCTGGGGCCCGACGTCAGCCTGATGGTCGACACGTTCGCCGACTGGACCCCGTGA
- a CDS encoding 8-oxoguanine deaminase, giving the protein MSPRLVLRGARHPGDIAVADGRIVAVGTIPPEPDDVVVNCDGDIITAGLVNTHHHLYQWMTRGRAVGCGLFGWLVELYPVWGRLSVADVRAAALVGLGELAATGCTTASDHHYLVPRGDDTVFDAIVDAASEVGIRLHLSRGSMDLGESRGGLPPDHVVEDRDAILASTESVIARHHDGEMVHVTVAPCSPFSVTPELMVESAELARRHGLRLHTHLCETVEEQQHCLERFGRRPVEMLDEWGWVGDDVWLAHGIHIDDGEMARLGAAGTGVAHCPSSNARIAAGMCRATDLRAAGCPVGLGVDGVASNEVGGLFPELRQALYTARLREMRPDALMPDDVVEMGTRGGARCLGMDDVGSIQVGMRADLAVWPGDDLGDIADALTALVLGPDRRVRYLFVEGRRVVADGRLTGTDLSAAHRDLAERSRRLWEA; this is encoded by the coding sequence ATGAGCCCCCGCCTGGTGCTGCGCGGAGCCCGCCACCCGGGCGACATAGCGGTCGCCGACGGCCGGATCGTGGCCGTCGGGACGATCCCGCCCGAGCCGGACGACGTGGTGGTCAACTGCGACGGCGACATCATCACCGCCGGCCTCGTCAACACGCACCACCACCTGTACCAGTGGATGACCCGGGGTCGGGCCGTCGGGTGCGGCCTGTTCGGGTGGCTTGTCGAGCTGTACCCGGTCTGGGGTCGGCTCTCGGTCGCCGACGTGCGGGCTGCGGCCCTCGTGGGGCTGGGAGAGCTGGCCGCCACCGGCTGTACCACGGCCTCGGACCACCACTACCTGGTGCCCCGTGGCGACGACACGGTGTTCGACGCCATAGTGGATGCCGCAAGTGAGGTGGGGATACGGCTGCACCTCTCCCGCGGGTCGATGGACCTCGGGGAGAGCCGGGGCGGGTTGCCACCCGACCACGTCGTGGAGGACCGCGACGCCATCCTGGCCTCCACCGAGTCGGTGATCGCCCGCCACCACGACGGCGAGATGGTCCACGTCACGGTGGCGCCGTGCAGCCCCTTCTCGGTCACCCCCGAGCTGATGGTGGAGTCGGCCGAGCTGGCCCGACGCCACGGGCTGCGCCTCCACACCCACCTCTGCGAGACGGTCGAGGAACAGCAGCACTGCCTGGAGCGGTTCGGTCGCCGACCGGTCGAGATGCTGGACGAGTGGGGCTGGGTGGGCGACGACGTGTGGCTGGCCCACGGAATCCACATAGACGATGGCGAGATGGCCCGACTGGGGGCCGCCGGCACGGGGGTGGCCCACTGCCCCTCGTCCAATGCCCGCATCGCGGCGGGAATGTGTCGGGCCACCGATCTGCGCGCCGCCGGGTGCCCCGTGGGCCTGGGGGTGGACGGCGTTGCCTCCAACGAGGTGGGTGGCCTCTTTCCGGAGTTGCGGCAGGCCCTCTACACGGCCCGGCTCCGTGAAATGCGCCCGGACGCGCTGATGCCGGACGACGTCGTGGAGATGGGCACCCGGGGGGGCGCCCGCTGCCTCGGCATGGACGACGTGGGGTCGATACAGGTCGGAATGCGGGCCGATCTGGCCGTCTGGCCCGGAGACGACCTGGGTGACATCGCCGATGCGCTCACCGCCCTCGTGCTGGGTCCGGACCGCAGGGTCCGGTACCTCTTCGTGGAGGGTCGGAGGGTGGTGGCCGACGGCCGGCTGACGGGCACTGACCTGTCGGCCGCCCACCGCGACCTGGCCGAGCGTTCCCGCCGCCTCTGGGAGGCCTGA
- a CDS encoding thiamine-binding protein, translating to MGHDAAVQIAAEFTIEPFVEGAPGPHVRAAIDVAESAGLTVEVGPFGTAVSGTSETVLDTVDAVVRAAIANGATRVSLQLTVA from the coding sequence ATGGGCCATGATGCAGCCGTGCAGATCGCCGCCGAATTCACCATCGAGCCCTTCGTCGAGGGAGCGCCGGGACCCCACGTCCGGGCGGCCATAGACGTGGCCGAATCGGCCGGCCTTACCGTCGAGGTGGGGCCGTTCGGGACAGCGGTCAGCGGGACGTCCGAAACCGTGCTGGACACCGTGGACGCCGTGGTCAGAGCAGCGATCGCCAACGGCGCCACTCGCGTTTCTCTCCAGTTGACGGTGGCCTGA
- a CDS encoding BMP family ABC transporter substrate-binding protein, with product MRRSLVGLLAVVLGLSLIGASCGSDDDSSTKAAFIYLGPPGDAGWTWAQDQGRKAAAEATGAETAYVESVPEGTADFGNYVRDFIDQDFDLIVGGSFGYMDDMEALAAEFPDVVFDHISGYKANGSNFGNSFGRMYEPRYLSGMVAGSATSSNLIGYVAAFPIPEVIRGINAFTLGVRETNPDAEVEVVWTSTWFDPVVEGDSAQAILDKGADVIAMHQDSTAAGEKAEAAGARWVAYNSDMSAHAPAAHLTAPVWNWGPRFTDLIEQTAAGTYEGGYYWGSMADGVVDLAPIADDVDAAVKAAVAERKQQIIDGSFHPFQGPINAQDGSVLVAAGDVLDDGTMLGMDFFVEGVIGSLG from the coding sequence GTGCGACGCAGTCTTGTCGGCCTGCTGGCCGTTGTCCTGGGCCTTTCGCTCATCGGGGCCTCATGTGGATCCGATGATGACAGTTCCACCAAGGCAGCCTTCATCTATCTCGGGCCGCCGGGGGACGCCGGCTGGACCTGGGCCCAGGATCAGGGTCGCAAAGCCGCTGCTGAGGCGACCGGGGCTGAGACGGCGTACGTCGAGTCCGTACCCGAGGGCACAGCGGACTTCGGAAACTACGTCCGCGATTTCATCGACCAAGACTTCGACCTGATCGTCGGGGGGTCGTTCGGCTACATGGACGACATGGAGGCACTGGCCGCCGAGTTCCCGGACGTCGTGTTCGACCACATCTCTGGCTACAAGGCCAACGGGTCCAACTTCGGCAACAGTTTCGGCCGCATGTATGAGCCCCGCTACCTGTCCGGAATGGTGGCTGGCTCGGCAACGTCGTCGAACCTCATCGGCTACGTGGCAGCCTTCCCCATCCCGGAGGTCATCCGCGGAATCAATGCCTTCACCCTCGGCGTTAGGGAGACCAACCCGGACGCTGAGGTAGAGGTGGTCTGGACCAGCACCTGGTTTGATCCGGTGGTCGAGGGCGACTCCGCCCAGGCGATCCTGGACAAGGGTGCTGATGTGATCGCCATGCACCAGGACTCCACGGCAGCCGGCGAAAAGGCCGAGGCGGCGGGTGCTCGCTGGGTGGCCTACAACTCGGACATGAGCGCACATGCCCCGGCGGCACACCTGACGGCTCCGGTCTGGAACTGGGGCCCCCGCTTCACGGACCTCATTGAGCAGACCGCAGCCGGCACCTACGAAGGTGGCTACTACTGGGGTTCGATGGCCGACGGCGTCGTCGACCTGGCACCCATCGCCGATGACGTGGACGCAGCCGTGAAGGCGGCGGTCGCCGAGCGGAAGCAGCAGATCATCGACGGTTCCTTCCACCCGTTCCAGGGTCCGATCAACGCACAGGACGGCAGCGTCCTGGTGGCGGCCGGTGACGTACTGGACGACGGCACCATGCTCGGCATGGACTTCTTCGTCGAAGGGGTGATCGGCTCCCTCGGCTGA
- a CDS encoding ABC transporter ATP-binding protein, giving the protein MSPAPGDAPATAAPAVELRGVWKRFPGVVANAGAHLTVWAGTVHAVLGENGAGKSTLMNVLSGVYRPDEGEVRIDGVARHFRSPADALAAGVGMVHQEFRLVPSFTVAENVVLGAAERIVRRQAVESAVAELAERFGLATEPDRPVWQLSMGERQRVEILKALWRDARILILDEPTAVLTPGEADELGRILRHMAEDDRTVIFISHKLHEVTGFCDEATVLRGGETVAASLPVAETDSSALAGLMVGSSPAISERPTPVAAGGPMLTVVGLACLDDRGLPALHGVDLTVRAGEIVGIAGVAGNGQRELAQAVAGLRPTTGGSVHIDGIDLTAATPRQRFGAGLGYIPEDRMGVGLAPRLSVTDNAILRTYSSHRRGPFLDAEAATAHCRDIVDRFAVRTGPLDQPIAGLSGGNLQRLLVGRELSDRPRVVVAAQPTRGLDVQGVKAIQDLLVAERGVGVAILLISEDLDELLTLADRLLVMHGGRVVAEFDPEAAGRHDIGEAMVGNASTGVAAT; this is encoded by the coding sequence ATGAGCCCCGCCCCCGGCGATGCTCCGGCGACCGCGGCGCCGGCGGTCGAACTGCGTGGGGTCTGGAAGCGCTTTCCAGGAGTGGTGGCCAACGCCGGTGCGCACCTGACGGTCTGGGCCGGCACCGTGCACGCCGTGCTCGGCGAGAACGGGGCCGGCAAGTCCACGCTCATGAACGTGCTGTCGGGCGTCTACAGGCCCGACGAGGGCGAGGTCCGGATCGACGGCGTGGCCCGCCACTTCCGCTCGCCGGCCGATGCGCTGGCAGCCGGCGTGGGGATGGTGCACCAGGAGTTCCGCCTGGTGCCGTCGTTCACCGTTGCCGAGAACGTGGTGCTGGGCGCCGCCGAACGGATCGTCCGTCGCCAGGCCGTCGAGTCGGCGGTCGCCGAGCTGGCAGAACGGTTCGGGCTGGCCACCGAACCGGACCGACCGGTGTGGCAGCTCTCGATGGGGGAGCGCCAACGCGTCGAGATCCTCAAGGCGCTCTGGCGCGACGCCCGCATCCTGATCCTGGACGAGCCGACGGCCGTGCTCACCCCGGGAGAGGCCGATGAGCTGGGCCGCATCCTCCGCCACATGGCCGAGGATGACCGCACGGTGATCTTCATCAGCCACAAGCTGCACGAGGTGACTGGCTTCTGCGACGAGGCCACGGTGCTCCGGGGCGGCGAGACGGTAGCCGCCTCGCTGCCGGTGGCGGAGACCGACTCCTCGGCACTGGCGGGGCTAATGGTGGGCTCCTCTCCGGCCATCAGCGAGCGCCCAACGCCGGTGGCCGCCGGTGGGCCGATGCTCACCGTCGTCGGCCTGGCGTGCCTGGACGACCGGGGCCTGCCGGCCCTGCACGGGGTCGACCTGACGGTCCGCGCTGGCGAGATCGTCGGCATCGCAGGGGTGGCGGGCAACGGCCAACGCGAGTTGGCCCAGGCCGTGGCCGGGCTGCGCCCGACCACCGGTGGCTCCGTGCACATCGACGGGATCGACCTCACGGCGGCCACGCCGCGCCAGCGGTTCGGAGCCGGGTTGGGCTACATCCCGGAGGACCGCATGGGGGTGGGACTGGCTCCCCGGTTGAGCGTCACCGACAACGCCATCCTCCGGACCTACTCCAGCCACCGGCGTGGCCCGTTCCTGGATGCCGAGGCGGCCACGGCCCACTGCCGGGACATCGTGGACCGCTTTGCCGTGCGTACCGGACCGCTGGACCAGCCGATCGCCGGGCTGTCGGGCGGCAACCTGCAGCGCCTTCTGGTAGGACGGGAGTTGAGCGACCGGCCCCGGGTGGTGGTGGCCGCCCAGCCGACCCGCGGCCTGGACGTCCAGGGGGTCAAGGCCATTCAGGACCTGCTGGTGGCCGAGCGCGGGGTCGGCGTCGCCATCCTGCTGATCTCCGAGGACCTCGACGAGCTGCTGACGCTCGCCGATCGCCTGCTGGTGATGCACGGAGGTCGGGTGGTCGCCGAGTTCGATCCCGAGGCTGCCGGGCGACATGACATCGGCGAGGCCATGGTCGGCAACGCCTCGACAGGCGTGGCAGCCACGTGA
- a CDS encoding ABC transporter permease: MRRPVLARRDQVLRGGQPLAFAVGLAVALVVGVLLLMGSGHDPLRVYGRMFDASLGDPRAWSVTLNRAVPLGLAGLAVAVAGSMGLWNIGAEGQIMAGAIGAAWVARIGAGWPGPVLVTAMLAAAVVGGGLLALGPAIARARIGVNEIITTLMLNEVAIRLVQWLIHGRWKDPGSHNFPLAPMLPANGRLPTLFERAHVGVVLAGIVIALFGLAASRTAWGYELRVAGSSGATARYAGISLKRKILTVLVLSGGVAGFAGGVELAGTADRITEGLSNGFGFAGIIVAALALMRPSGVAAVALLFGAVQIGGQSIQTMGVSSSVSTILQALILFGAIAAGVLSRYRIEMVAGDTVGAAASGDGS; this comes from the coding sequence GTGAGGCGTCCGGTACTCGCCCGTCGCGACCAGGTGCTCCGGGGTGGCCAGCCGTTGGCCTTCGCGGTGGGCCTCGCCGTGGCCCTGGTGGTGGGGGTGTTACTGCTGATGGGCTCCGGCCACGACCCGCTGCGGGTCTACGGGCGCATGTTCGATGCCTCGCTGGGCGATCCCCGGGCCTGGTCGGTGACCCTCAACCGGGCCGTGCCCCTGGGGCTGGCGGGGCTGGCCGTGGCCGTGGCGGGGTCCATGGGGCTCTGGAACATCGGAGCCGAGGGCCAGATCATGGCCGGGGCGATCGGTGCCGCCTGGGTCGCCCGGATCGGCGCCGGATGGCCGGGACCCGTACTGGTGACGGCCATGCTGGCCGCCGCTGTGGTCGGTGGCGGCCTGCTGGCCCTCGGTCCGGCGATCGCCCGTGCCCGGATCGGCGTCAACGAGATCATCACCACGCTCATGCTCAACGAGGTGGCCATCCGCCTCGTCCAGTGGCTTATCCACGGTCGCTGGAAGGATCCCGGTTCGCACAACTTTCCGTTGGCTCCGATGCTTCCCGCCAACGGCCGCCTGCCCACGCTCTTCGAGCGGGCACACGTGGGCGTCGTGCTTGCCGGAATCGTCATCGCCCTCTTCGGCCTGGCCGCCAGCCGTACGGCCTGGGGGTACGAGCTCAGGGTGGCAGGCTCCTCGGGGGCTACGGCCCGCTACGCCGGGATCTCCCTGAAGCGAAAGATCCTGACCGTCCTGGTGCTGTCCGGCGGCGTCGCCGGCTTCGCCGGCGGCGTGGAGTTGGCGGGAACCGCCGACCGGATCACCGAGGGCCTCTCCAACGGGTTCGGCTTCGCCGGGATCATCGTGGCCGCCCTGGCCCTCATGCGACCGTCGGGCGTCGCCGCCGTGGCCCTGCTTTTCGGTGCAGTGCAGATAGGAGGCCAGAGCATCCAGACCATGGGGGTGTCGTCCTCGGTCTCGACCATCCTGCAGGCCCTTATCCTCTTCGGCGCCATAGCCGCCGGGGTGCTCAGCCGCTACCGGATCGAGATGGTTGCCGGTGACACGGTAGGGGCGGCAGCCTCGGGGGACGGCTCGTGA